Proteins found in one Poecilia reticulata strain Guanapo linkage group LG6, Guppy_female_1.0+MT, whole genome shotgun sequence genomic segment:
- the ldhd gene encoding putative D-lactate dehydrogenase, mitochondrial isoform X1, which produces MWLNLTPSRRLLSLRWSLIQYRNITLENTARKAAVDKVLSAFRSICGKDNISLGEAIREQHGKDESVHRCRPPDVVVFPRCVEEVSALAKVCHDHNLPIIPFGTGTGLEGGVGAVKGGVCFSLRNMDQILDLHPEDFDVTVEPGVTRKALNAYLRDTGLWFPVDPGADASLCGMAATSASGTNAVRYGTMRENVMNLEVVLSNGTVIHTAGKGRRPRYSLNHHIHPVALLVAVSSTCYSVFRKTSAGYNLTNLFVGSEGTLGIITKTTLRLYGVPEAMVSAVCSFPSVQAAVDSTVQILQTGVPIARIEFLDEVMIDACNKFSSLSYPVTPTLFLEFHGSERSLEEQVNTAEEITQSNEGSDFQWARDAETRNRLWKARHDAWYAAQALRPGCKAYSTDVCVPLSRLPQIIVETKKDLLESRLTGPIAGHVGDGNFHCLMVVDPNDPDELHQVHLFTERLARRALAMDGTCTGEHGVGLGKRALLCEEVGPLAIQVMQGLKDSLDPRNLMNPGKILQRGEL; this is translated from the exons ATGTGGCTTAATTTGACACCAAGCCGAAGGCTGCTTTCTCTCCGGTGGAGTCTCATTCAGTATCGCAACATAACATTAGAAAACACCGCCAGG AAAGCTGCTGTAGACAAGGTTCTCTCCGCATTTAGAAGTATATGTGGAAAGGACAACATCTCTCTGGGGGAAGCCATCAGAGAACAACATGGCAAAGATGAGTCTGTGCACAG ATGTCGGCCCCCAGATGTGGTTGTGTTCCCGCGCTGTGTGGAGGAGGTCAGTGCTCTTGCAAAAGTCTGTCATGACCACAACCTTCCCATCATCCCATTTGGCACTGGGACTGGCTTGGAGGGAGGGGTTGGTGCGGTGAAG gGTGGTGTTTGCTTCAGTTTGAGAAACATGGATCAGATCTTAGACCTTCACCCAGAGGACTTCGATGTGACTGTTGAGCCTGGTGTGACCCGGAAAGCCCTTAACGCCTACCTACGGGACACAGGCCTGTGGTTCCCTGTGG ATCCTGGAGCTGATGCTTCCCTCTGCGGCATGGCTGCCACCAGTGCTTCTGGAACAAACGCTGTGCGTTATGGCACTATGAGAGAAAACGTCATGAACCTGGAGGTGGTTTTGTCTAATGGAACGGTCATACATACAGCCGGGAAAGGCAGGCGTCCCAGGTACAGCCTCAACCATCACATACACCCTGTAGCTTTGCTTGTTGCAGTTTCATCAACTTGTTATTCTGTTTTCAGGAAAACTTCTGCAGGATACAACTTGACAAACCTGTTTGTGGGCTCAGAGGGCACATTAGGGATCATTACCAAGACTACGTTACGGCTGTACGGAGTCCCAGAGGCCATGGTGTCGGCTGTCTGCTCTTTTCCCTCAGTCCAGGCCGCTGTAGACAGCACCGTGCAGATCCTGCAGACTGGAGTCCCTATTGCTCGTATCG agtTTCTGGATGAGGTCATGATTGATGCGTGCAACAAGTTCAGCTCTCTGTCCTACCCCGTCACCCCAACTCTGTTCCTGGAGTTCCACGGGTCGGAACGCAGCCTAGAAGAACAAGTCAACACGGCTG aggaGATTACACAGAGTAATGAAGGGTCAGACTTTCAGTGGGCTCGAGACGCCGAAACAAGGAACCGTCTGTGGAAAGCTCGCCATGACGCCTGGTACGCTGCACAGGCACTGAGACCGGGCTGCAAG GCCTACTCCACAGACGTGTGTGTCCCTCTGTCGCGACTTCCTCAGATTATCGTGGAGACAAAGAAGGACCTGCTTGAGAGCCGACTGACAG GTCCTATTGCAGGTCATGTTGGTGACGGTAACTTCCACTGTCTGATGGTCGTGGATCCAAATGATCCAGATGAGCTGCACCAGGTCCATCTGTTCACAGAGAGGCTGGCCAG GCGAGCGTTGGCCATGGACGGCACGTGTACAGGAGAGCACGGTGTGGGTTTAGGAAAGAGAGCGCTGCTGTGTGAGGAGGTGGGACCTCTGGCCATTCAGGTCATGCAGGGACTCAAGGACAGTCTGGACCCAAGGAACCTGATGAATCCTGGGAAAATCCTCCAAAGAGGAGAGTTATAA
- the ldhd gene encoding putative D-lactate dehydrogenase, mitochondrial isoform X2, with translation MWLNLTPSRRLLSLRWSLIQYRNITLENTARKAAVDKVLSAFRSICGKDNISLGEAIREQHGKDESVHRCRPPDVVVFPRCVEEVSALAKVCHDHNLPIIPFGTGTGLEGGVGAVKGGVCFSLRNMDQILDLHPEDFDVTVEPGVTRKALNAYLRDTGLWFPVDPGADASLCGMAATSASGTNAVRYGTMRENVMNLEVVLSNGTVIHTAGKGRRPRKTSAGYNLTNLFVGSEGTLGIITKTTLRLYGVPEAMVSAVCSFPSVQAAVDSTVQILQTGVPIARIEFLDEVMIDACNKFSSLSYPVTPTLFLEFHGSERSLEEQVNTAEEITQSNEGSDFQWARDAETRNRLWKARHDAWYAAQALRPGCKAYSTDVCVPLSRLPQIIVETKKDLLESRLTGPIAGHVGDGNFHCLMVVDPNDPDELHQVHLFTERLARRALAMDGTCTGEHGVGLGKRALLCEEVGPLAIQVMQGLKDSLDPRNLMNPGKILQRGEL, from the exons ATGTGGCTTAATTTGACACCAAGCCGAAGGCTGCTTTCTCTCCGGTGGAGTCTCATTCAGTATCGCAACATAACATTAGAAAACACCGCCAGG AAAGCTGCTGTAGACAAGGTTCTCTCCGCATTTAGAAGTATATGTGGAAAGGACAACATCTCTCTGGGGGAAGCCATCAGAGAACAACATGGCAAAGATGAGTCTGTGCACAG ATGTCGGCCCCCAGATGTGGTTGTGTTCCCGCGCTGTGTGGAGGAGGTCAGTGCTCTTGCAAAAGTCTGTCATGACCACAACCTTCCCATCATCCCATTTGGCACTGGGACTGGCTTGGAGGGAGGGGTTGGTGCGGTGAAG gGTGGTGTTTGCTTCAGTTTGAGAAACATGGATCAGATCTTAGACCTTCACCCAGAGGACTTCGATGTGACTGTTGAGCCTGGTGTGACCCGGAAAGCCCTTAACGCCTACCTACGGGACACAGGCCTGTGGTTCCCTGTGG ATCCTGGAGCTGATGCTTCCCTCTGCGGCATGGCTGCCACCAGTGCTTCTGGAACAAACGCTGTGCGTTATGGCACTATGAGAGAAAACGTCATGAACCTGGAGGTGGTTTTGTCTAATGGAACGGTCATACATACAGCCGGGAAAGGCAGGCGTCCCAG GAAAACTTCTGCAGGATACAACTTGACAAACCTGTTTGTGGGCTCAGAGGGCACATTAGGGATCATTACCAAGACTACGTTACGGCTGTACGGAGTCCCAGAGGCCATGGTGTCGGCTGTCTGCTCTTTTCCCTCAGTCCAGGCCGCTGTAGACAGCACCGTGCAGATCCTGCAGACTGGAGTCCCTATTGCTCGTATCG agtTTCTGGATGAGGTCATGATTGATGCGTGCAACAAGTTCAGCTCTCTGTCCTACCCCGTCACCCCAACTCTGTTCCTGGAGTTCCACGGGTCGGAACGCAGCCTAGAAGAACAAGTCAACACGGCTG aggaGATTACACAGAGTAATGAAGGGTCAGACTTTCAGTGGGCTCGAGACGCCGAAACAAGGAACCGTCTGTGGAAAGCTCGCCATGACGCCTGGTACGCTGCACAGGCACTGAGACCGGGCTGCAAG GCCTACTCCACAGACGTGTGTGTCCCTCTGTCGCGACTTCCTCAGATTATCGTGGAGACAAAGAAGGACCTGCTTGAGAGCCGACTGACAG GTCCTATTGCAGGTCATGTTGGTGACGGTAACTTCCACTGTCTGATGGTCGTGGATCCAAATGATCCAGATGAGCTGCACCAGGTCCATCTGTTCACAGAGAGGCTGGCCAG GCGAGCGTTGGCCATGGACGGCACGTGTACAGGAGAGCACGGTGTGGGTTTAGGAAAGAGAGCGCTGCTGTGTGAGGAGGTGGGACCTCTGGCCATTCAGGTCATGCAGGGACTCAAGGACAGTCTGGACCCAAGGAACCTGATGAATCCTGGGAAAATCCTCCAAAGAGGAGAGTTATAA
- the fam169b gene encoding LOW QUALITY PROTEIN: protein FAM169B (The sequence of the model RefSeq protein was modified relative to this genomic sequence to represent the inferred CDS: deleted 1 base in 1 codon), whose amino-acid sequence MALMIDAKVGSKFRLTTRLHRAMYPVDLPAVDDAELTSASENYLASLNATHSCNELFRSLLTSKEIAVTPANIRQLQLFEDEHPACTVLALHPPHDQTQVLALYLHKKWWPLDDVLQTSSEARSGLQPVQSIMERLIVFLLSQVVERPQLHGEVSFSLHPPTETCKVLWKDGQAVGFYTIKHKGRLCDSWSSRCYLLPVLDTVLVRRRYRRRGFGLQILHDFCSSFSSEEFLGVSSPLSSGMAAVIRKFLQQHEEHRARLYEVEAPGGWSQRRNIWLNIQLGRYASEQTGPAVLTPVSPCNSNAPPITASAQLCDVNQEDSSPRGELSGTGCCSSVRTDILDFKTPCRPQRLKESLKWKEASTRKPSIESSEEMQNRSKRASRTSINE is encoded by the exons ATGGCGCTGATGATTGACGCAAAAGTGGGATCAAAGTTTAGGCTTACCACAAGACTGCACAG GGCTATGTATCCTGTCGACCTGCCAGCTGTGGACGACGCCGAGCTGACATCCGCATCTGAAAATTACCTAGCTTCACTGAACGCAACACATTCCTGCAATGAGTTGTTTCGGTCATTACTGACGTCAAAAGAG ATTGCTGTAACACCAGCCAACATCAGACAGCTCCAGCTGTTTGAGGACGAACATCCTGCCTGCACTGTGCTGGCGCTTCATCCTCCGCATGATCAAACACAGG TCTTAGCTTTATACTTGCACAAGAAGTGGTGGCCGTTGGACGACGTTCTGCAGACCTCCAGTGAGGCCAGAAGCGGCTTGCAGCCA GTGCAGTCCATTATGGAGAGGTTGATCGTGTTCCTGCTCAGTCAGGTGGTGGAGAGGCCTCAGTTACATGGAGAGGTGTCCTTCTCCCTGCATCCACCCACAGAAACCTGCAAAGTGCTGTGGAAGGACGGACAGGCGGTCGGCTTCTACACCATCAAACACAAAG GCAGACTCTGCGACAGCTGGAGCAGCCGCTGCTACctgctgcctgtcctggacaCTGTGCTGGTGAGGAGACGATACAGGAGGAGAGGCTTCGGCCTTCAGATCCTGCACGATTTctgctcctccttctcctcgGAGGAGTTCCTCGGAGTCAGCTCTCCCTTGTCGTCCGGCATGGCGGCAG TGATCAGGAAGTTCCTGCAGCAGCACGAGGAACACCGGGCGCGTCTGTATGAGGTGGAGGCTCCAGGAGGGTGGAGTCAGAGAAGAAACATCTGGCTCAACATCCAACTTGGTCGCTACGCTTCCGA ACAGACTGGTCCAGCTGTCCTGACCCCAGTCAGCCCCTGTAACTCGAACGCTCCCCCGATAACGGCCTCTGCTCAGCTCTGTGATGTGAACCAGGAAGATAGCTCCCCGAGGGGCGAGCTCTCAGGGACAGGGTGTTGCTCTTCAGTACGCACTGATATTCTGGATTTTAAAACTCCCTGCAGGCCCCAACGtttaaaagaaagtttgaaaTGGAAGGAAGCTTCAACA AGAAAGCCTAGCATAGAAAGCTCAGAGGAGATGCAAAACAGGTCCAAAAGAGCCAGTAGAACATCCATCAATGAGTAA
- the arpin gene encoding arpin: protein MSRIYYNTSLQNKPVHNESFDRVWCPSSYESGPGVLLEGKLMDVSRHSISDVNGQKVRFYVLYIKPGSIHQRKFEASGKEVEPNFSDTRKVNTGFLMSSYKVEAKGESDRLTEDQLSQMINKTELVKITDKLRPAGSWAFWYPESEMDKTELETGQEVRLKTRGNSPFIFSLAKVDSGTVTKCNFAGDEKAGASWTDKIMTNKTDGSSSQRPGAAGEGAEEDEWDD from the exons atgagcagaatCTATTACAACACGTCTTTACAGAACAAACCGGTGCATAATGAGAGTTTTGACCGTGTGTGGTGTCCTTCTTCGTATGAAAG TGGTCCTGGGGTTCTTCTGGAGGGGAAACTGATGGATGTTTCCAGACATTCAATCAGTGACGTCAACGGACAAAAG gtaCGCTTCTACGTGCTGTACATCAAACCCGGAAGCATCCACCAGAGGAAATTCGAAGCCAGTGGGAAGGAGGTGGAGCCGAACTTCAGCGACACCAGAAAGGTCAACACAGGCTTCCTTATGTCCTCCTACA AGGTGGAAGCCAAAGGAGAGTCTGACCGCCTGACTGAGGATCAGCTGTCTCAGATGATCAACAAAACCGAGCTGGTTAAAATCACGGACAAGCTCAGACCTGCTGGGAGCTGGGCCTTTTGGTACCCAGAGTCGGAGATGGACAAAACAGAGCTGGAAACGGGACAGGAAGTCCGACTGAAGACCAGAGGAAACAGTCCTTTCATCT TCTCTTTAGCCAAAGTGGACAGTGGGACGGTGACCAAATGCAATTTTGCTGGAGATGAAAAGGCCGGCGCCTCGTGGACCGACAAGATAATGACCAACAAAACAGACGGCAGCAGCTCTCAGAGGCCTGGAGCGGCAGGGGAGGGAGCCGAGGAGGACGAATGG GACGATTAA